The DNA window GACGGACGCCAAACAAAAACTCACCATAGCTTTCAGCTgtggtgagctaaaaacttatCTAAATTTTCTAAAATGGATCAATCCTTCACGGAATATATTCAGCGATGGGGCTGCAATCTTTCAAAACTATTTGTAtattcaatctttttaaaatgtttcataatttAGTGATAACTCAAAATATGTCAATACCAAACCTAATGAGAATTTAAGAAAGTATTTATAGCCATTTCACATTCTTCCTCTGtcaacattattttcattttccccTTCGAATCTACTGCtcctttaaattttaacacGATATCATCAGCAGAAACATTTTTGCAATCGCGGAAGTTTAAATTCTTCGTTTTTTCTGTCTCCAATTTCTCATATGTGTTTCCGTCCAAGCATATTTTTGCAACAGGGGATTTGCAAAATATGAATCTGTCTGGTTTTTCAAATTGGCCAAAGTATACTTCCTCTCTATATTTAACCATTCCGCAGTTTTTCTGAAGATGAAATATACACATTCAGTTATGATATCATATACTattgtttcttatattttttgattttctaattttcaatcgttagtttttattttcctcggtattaaaagaaatgttcaacCATACACCATTTTTCGAACTTAATGCAAATTGTGAACACCAGTATTTGCGTCAAGCTTCTGATATTTTCTCTCACCCCAACTTGAGAGACCTACATTGTACACGTACCTCACTAATTTCTTCACTGCTGTCATTCTTTGGCTTCTTTTTCCCATCCTTTaaagtaattgattttttattcaaatatttgtatcatAATACCCAAAATGAACACATGTCAAGCATGATGATAGCATTTTAATCTATCAAATAATAGTATCATCTATTAAAGCACTCGAATACTTAATATTACGAATAAGATTTTTTCATGTTACttacaatataaatatttatgaataactTTTCAAATTTAGACCGACGTACAAATTCAGGACTTACAAACTTGCTGGCTTTATCCTCCCAGTGTGTCTTTGCAatgattttccttttttgtgatGCAGTCTGTGACAAGTATACATACGTAATTAGCATTTGTAGTAAGTTAAATCGTATCAGcgtattttaagaataaattaacttatactaaaTTGATCTACACACCTGGGGTTGTGCATTAGCCAGTTTACTGCTAGTTTGAACAGGTTTCTTTTTTTCCTGCAAAAATAATAAACCACCTTACTTATCTTTATTTACCTATAGACGTTAATTTAACTGTCAATATATTTATCAAAGATTTCTTGATCCCACaaatatctagaaaaaaattaattaaagattATATGTTTCTGGATAAAAcatttcttattatttaaacactttttaaCTTACGGGTTTTTCCAATAATTTTGCTCTTGCTCTACCTGCAGCATCTTCTGGGATTGAGCGTCTGTGCTCTTCCTGGCTTAGTCTCAAGAGATAAGATACTTCTGACTTCTTGTGAAAAAGATGGATATAGTGTACTATTTTAGCTGTTTGAAAAACTGATACATGCTTTTTATATATTCTCTTAAATGAACAAAGAATCTGTCAAAAATCCGTAAGATGACTTTTTCGTTGA is part of the Crassostrea angulata isolate pt1a10 chromosome 3, ASM2561291v2, whole genome shotgun sequence genome and encodes:
- the LOC128176013 gene encoding dynein regulatory complex protein 10-like: MEQEEDDLEQNEEPSLNRTAELMKENKSMKEKLKQKNKEIEKLNLTIKEQEKEIRNLKKSEVSYLLRLSQEEHRRSIPEDAAGRARAKLLEKPEKKKPVQTSSKLANAQPQTASQKRKIIAKTHWEDKASKFDGKKKPKNDSSEEISEKNCGMVKYREEVYFGQFEKPDRFIFCKSPVAKICLDGNTYEKLETEKTKNLNFRDCKNVSADDIVLKFKGAVDSKGKMKIMLTEEECEMAINTFLNSH